The segment CAAAATTCTCTACTAAGGTATTCGTCTCCTTGATTTGAGCGAaaaatctttatagattttttggtctatttttctacttcatgtctgaactctatgaacttttcaaaagcttcaaactttcGGTGCATTGGATATATGAACTCATACTGTGAATAATTATCGATAAAGgctatgaagtagatatagccatccctggcttgtacatcaaatggactagATATATCAGTATATACCAGGGCTAATATTTCAGTGACCCTTTCCCTTTGTCCCATAAAAgacagcttgatcattttttcttgaagacacgattcacagactggataagaatcaaaagtcaatgatccaagaagattattttttttcagtttgttgagtctgtcctctccaatatggcctagcctaagatgccacagatacttttggctaatcttatctctatatctcttagatcctatggtattcactatttgctcgttaatgtttacacttgtatctatatgcaaatggtaaagattatcaatcaagaaagtacgtgccacaagtttatttttaaaataaatagaacacatatctttattgaaataaaaattataattatcttgtgctagtacaaagatagaaatcaaatttttactggctacaggtatatagtaacagtcttttaaaagcaaactaaatcctaatggtagtcgcagagggtaggttctgagGGTCACAGcagcaatttttgctccattaccgactcGGAGAGTGATCTCATCTTCCTTCAGCCCCCTAGCTTCTTCAAAATTCTGTATTGAAGTACATAAATGAGTACTTGAAtcagaatcaagaatccaactagaagaagagaaaaccgttagattagtttcaataacaagTAACTCAGATGTATCTTCAGAAagcccatccttctttctgctctTGACAGTTGCCAGGTAGGCCAGGCAGTTTCTTCCCCAGTGGCCTTCaacgttgcaatgaaaatattttctttatcgTCGACTTTCTTCGGATCCTGTTTCTTGGACTTGacctcattcttctgcttctttacgaactttttcttctttttgaaagaagACTTACTTTTGAAGGAAGCCCAGTCCACAGCCAGAACTAtactccttgaactcttcaaggtgccctctgcagtcaccagcatattcaataactctggcaaagtggcatcaatcttatttatatggtagttcatgatgaactgcctatatgaatcaagaagagactggaggatcaaatccacctgcaGTTCCTTGTTCATGTTCATTctgagcttttgaagctcctctatgtccttgatcattgtcaaacaatgatcatgatggactgcccatcatgcatcttcactctgaaagtctttgggagacctcaaagtgagccgtgcgactctgttcgccatacaactcttgcatgtGAACCAGCATCTCCCTGACAGTCTTTATATCTTTAtgctattgctgaagatcattggacatggatgctaagatatagcacttcaccttattatcttcgtccatccacttctcaagtgcagctcattGATCAGCAGATGGGCGAACAGGTAACACAGGCGCTTCCTGATCGAGGACATGGATAAGCTTTTcagaattaagaataattcttagattttggagtcagtctttgtaattgatgtCGGTCAACCCATTTGTATCGAGGATTCGGGTTAAAGgatttgaactcgacatgattatctacagagataacagtttttagttagattttatacttataaagttatttattctaaaaactttaaaaacaaacaaaagattccactatttcttcgaatctcaCACACTCCTTGGGTGGAAAAACgaaaatctatatgcgatcggtttcaagtggatactgcagtcccattaatctatacatacctcacctaacagttattggtgagcacagactaatgagtggacaacactttgtccattgcttctctaagcaagatgcagtagatttggtctctaagtcctgtggccttacctaacagttattgacatatttcttagttaagtcagacccatcgttcaccagtggGCGCAAAGCCGTTATtgaaccctcacctaacagttattaggcccaaccccatctctatcccgagatatcaaatgtcaatagagtggttgtaccttctcaatgcaatcgaaccactataaccagccgagaacaatcaacgtcaggAAGATACTCATatttctacaatgatggaagacctctagacttaatatttgatgaaaagatttggatttaggtctcttctaaattagcagatttgacatccgactgattaaatcagatcagcacatcaatacgtctaaccatcctagttggcatgggtgaactcgagtcaacaagtaacctaatatgaAACTGAATCCTTCAAGATGGCCAGATAAATTAAGATACGTGGGGGTCCctctattgcttttcttagacattaatcaaaattaatcagGTCagataacggaaccaattaaataaccatcatctaaatacttactttagatatcaaattgatcgattagaatcgattagattaacctattgaaatggaccaaaatcactgagccaaattcaatcttgagtcaatcaactcacatcaaaatgtgaatcgatgcaACCAACTACCACTAAAgtcaactttgagcccctttgatctaatcataatcatccatcgattaggttcaatcaactgctcaaaatcgaaaatgaattctagtctgatctaatcaattagatcctaattgtagtttgttcacttagacctaatttgttcaatccatacccacatgcaataacataattttaaatttaaaaataatttttagattatgtttcattgtatgcaattaatgacttatgatcttgaaactatttcagatctaaacctagttttatatatcaaatatatgcagttttagatctaaattaaatatgcatcacatatacattaatttcagatctaaaattaaatttacacatatcaaatatatatatataatcaaatctaaaataatgatcaaaatattttaaaaatatctttttaaaaattgattcatatcaaactaggacaacctttataatATAGGAGATAagtcctataccaggacaaccttatatcagtttgatataaatttttaatcattttaattttagatctaaactcaaaataaatatatcacatatgttaatttttagatctaaaatatttaatttaattattttaaaaataatttttaaaatcgatcaatcttttgctaggacaacctttgcaatataggggataaactcTATATCAGaataatcttatatcagcacaaaattgattttaaatcattaatacttttagatataatttaaaaattagatcatatatatttttaaaatctgtGGCTTTAATactactgttagaaaatcgggtaggcagcatgtgtagattttaaaactttgaaaacagACAGCGAAAAATCAaacaggttaaaccctttaatctcACATACAAGATgtcaaatctaaacctacccaaatctaaaaaaaatatatatataaataatctaaaatttaaaaaatacttatgagatcagatctcattatcttggTGCGGGTAGATATTCACTGCTTTTGATGATTTTAGATTCatagaaggttgagccgcacacgtatccgacctctacggatatccatcggaATCGATCTCAAACTTCTTtctcctcatagaagattcttTTTCCTAAGAAAAATATCAAccttgaacactttgatcaacttctttgatctggactgcgagatcaactctttgatcaacagctttcttcttcttctcctagatCTACAATCTCTAAGTCTTCAACACCACTTTTGGGCATATGGAAGAGAGgcacccaacctttgggcatagaaaggaagagagggaggagaggaggtgtggagagggagagagaggaattttgttgatgaaaattctttttcttcaagaaaccctagagacctccctttatatagatactatcctgacacatattaggaatccaattatcttaaaaaggtagattcttatctcataagaatcttctacctttttaatctgatttatgtcaattaaaatcagatataaatggtatataatCAGCCTCTTAAAGCATGTACTAGAGGCATCCATAGAATacttgtcaggtagttggggtgccaactcttgatgccccacaaagggatctctagccaaaagagatggggtgtggcccccactctctctcctccatgccatgacacataagacgAGGTGGGCCCCTCAGGATATGGCGCCCAATATTTACCAAAAGAAAAGGGATGCGCCATCTAATCTTCCAACTATTCCACATACACACTTAGTGATAATTAAgacataaagaagagataatgttagaataattatgccaactaattgacttaatcaaatcttctaagtcTCACAATTAACaacccaattaaatccaaatagatttaggttaggttcaaggctatagacttgatcaaatcaaagtttcgagaagaattaggtttaaccatgtactagcatggttctcataaacctaatagaattttaataaatgctaggccaattgaaacttcataagtccaattggcaaattcaagattaaatcccttaatgtgtgaccccatagattttattctatctggtagtgagatatattatgatctccatcacaatatcatcgaaactcctttcgatggattggaacatttttaattctacccatcgagggccatcgatcatcaagatgatgcctgatGAATCTCACAAtatactagtgacacctagcagtatgtagtagcaacccagtagaatgaaagaacgaatctctaggtgcagttatcgtataattcaatccttctatcgtgagccccgacttgatggaggtcatggagaactcgtcagaccccatcatcagtcatatgctaaattggttcgactcgagtttatttgtgaattccgtaaaaatttttttctagtattcacacttactttggccaaagactttctgaacttaatctcgcaaatcgcattgtattttttcttttctaccaaggttgatagattctatctaggtgtattctacttcaaacagcgaacctgaacctactgaagccaacatacacaataaggacttgaatggctagggatcaagagaacgtgcagtcaaacccagtagtcttgctgcaaatagccaatgacactgcagatcaaaggaccactcacatcactgcagcattgagaagatcactgacgaatgagtagacatccatgtggctctcgtattggtcacgctcagtgtaagttgttctctaataaccatccgcaccttcactccagtgtctcttACACCATAGATCCGAGACTTATTTGtccacaagagaggtgaaccgtataccgatctcaaatggattggtcactgtcctctatgatgatcttttaatcgaaagcatttagaaattaactactaattaatatatgtctcaaattcttaaccctttaagaatatataaaaattatttttaattaatttttaggataaatcatggacatatatacATTATTAGAATGAAAaagttctttattgataataaaaagattataagtacaagtttagatcctaaaaatacataatgtgtcagtcaataattgacttctaggatacaaaTATAACAATGATGATAttaaaagtaataaaaaaaaactattattactggtgaaacaaaagaaaaaaaaggtacagTGAAAGGTAAGTAGGCTTGGATATGCCGTGCCAGCATGGAAAGAGCTAGTAAACTTGCTCATCCATCCGCACCCGCTCCTCTATCCTCCTGTTCTCTCTAAGCATAAGAATACATGCCATAAACTAACACGAAGTCATGGAGCCCTCTCCCACCTACCAACCTCCGCTGAGGGAGCTGGAAGACACCATATTAATGGATGAAGGATATGACTTACGTGATGCCAAATCGAAAGAATCAGCTTCTGAGAACACAAGGGCGCCCACATCATCTACGAGAATGTCATCCCCGTTGAGATATTGGATCACCTGTCTCATTGTAGGCCTGACCTCTGGGGTGGATTGAGAACAAACCAGTCCTAGCTTCAGTACCAGTTCAACTTCTTCCCTCACATAGGACTCCCCAAGCTTGGGGTCCACAACGTCCAAGGCCTGGCCTCTCATTTCGCACTCCCTCACCCAGTCCATCAGAAGTAGCTGCTCCGTTTGAGTATTGGGCTCGATTGGCCTCCGACCACACGCCACCTCTAAAAGCAACATACCATAAGCAAAGACATCCGAACTCGGCATGGGTTTGCCGGTGCGCGACAGTTCTGGTGCAATGTATCCTAAGGTACCAACCAGAAGCGTCGTGGCGGGATTCTTGCCACGCTCGTATAATCTAGCAAGACCGAAGTCGCCCAACCTTCCATTCATTTCAGCATCCAATAGAACGTTGCTCGACTTGATGTCTCTATGGACAACCACTTGCTCCCATTCTTCATGTAGGTAGGCGAGTCCCATAGCGACTCCTTTGAGGATCTTAAACCGTTGATCCCAACTCAACATCCCGCACTTTTCACTTTCGAAGAGGAAGGTGTCAAGGCTACCATTTGGCATGAAGTCATAGACCAGAAGGAGGTCTTCGTTTCGCTTGCACCATCCTTGGAGCTGCACCAAGTTCCGGTGTCTCATCCGGCCCAAGCACGCCACCTCTGCTATGAATTCTCTCATTCCTTGCCTGGAGTTACTAGAGATCTTCTTGATTGCCACTTCTTCTCCAGTGCGTGGTAGGATGCCCTTGTACACAAAGCCAAAGCCACCCGAGCCGAGAAGCTCTGTCTCTTTGAATCCTTTGGTTGCCTTGTAAAGGTCCTTATATGGGAACCTATGAGGATAATCTAATTCCCAGTCCTCAAGAGTCTCTGCCAGCTTTGCCCTCTGCCATAAGTACCAGGAAACGGAGAATGCAAGCGCTACCAACAGAAGCGTAGCAATAGAAGATATGACCCCAATTTTGATTCCAAAAGCTTTGGAAGCCGACGAAGCTTTCGCTGGTTGTGGAGGAAGGGGAAGGTGAGATAGATCAAGGGAGCGCGCCACGCTGTTGGTCCGAAAGCTCCATCCCATGATGCAGTGAGAACTCGAGAGCTTCCCCGTCGATGAAGAGAAACCAACATACATGTACTCCTTAAGAATTGGTGACAGATCGATGGCATATGATATGAGAGGTCGGCTTGGTTTGTCTACGGAGAGGGGAGAAACGGTCACATTCAAAATTTTTGCAACGCCATCGTAGTCTATCCAGGCCAGAATTGGTTGCCCACTCTCCAGTTCAAAATCCACCATCTTGGAATTATTAGTATAGTAGGAGGCAGGTTTCGAAATATTGGAAACAAGGCTGTTTATATCGACACCGACGTGGTTATCATCGATGTCCTTGAACATATCTGATCCCTGAACGGTGTCAAACTCAATCGCAAAGACATGATTGGAAGAATTTCCATTGCTACTCTTATTGAGGAGGCCAAGGTACTGGCAACAACTGCCGTTGAGAGTCTTTGTAGGGGCCATTGCGAAGGCGAAGCCATGGCCGCCTCCGTTCCCAACAGTGATGATGTCGAAGACGAAGATGGTGCTGAAGGAGATCGCAGCGGGTGTCACGGAGGGAGTATTGAGCAGCATTTGAATCGGTGAGGAGAAAAAGGCATGGCCTGTCACTTTGTAACTGTCATTGGTGAGCTGAAGCACGCCATTGGATGTGATGTGAGCATAGCCATCTAAGCTCAGATTGGTGGCTGCTGATTTGAAACCGTTGTAGGTAAAATCGATATTATCAGAGAGGGAAGAGCTGGCCAAGAGAAGTACGAGGAATGGAAGCACAATGGATGCTGCCATGATGAGTCGAGGAAAACCGGGAGAAGATAATGGAAACAGAGGGGCCACAGCTATGGACACGTTTGTTAGGAAGTCTTTTTGAATGGATGGATGAGTGaatgaatgattttttttttttaataaagaagtCTTGCAATTATTGTTAGATGTTGTCTGGGCTAGATTTGATAATTAAGTATTTAATGCCCTGCAGTTATTTCCAACCACACGCACAGAGAGCAAGCCTGCTGGCTGAACCCGGCACTTCACCATCCTGTCATGAGTGATGCCCTTTCTGGAGGGTAAGAACTACCAACACAAGACAAGCGGTCTCGTTGAAGGAACACATCAAGCATTAATCTGATTCATGTGGAGTTGCTGGATTTGTACGTCGTCCAAAGCCTCACGTGGATTTTGCATCTACATGAATTCATAAATTGCGTTTCAATATTTATCTTTTGCTAAGGTGCGTATAACATCAAAAGAAAACATACGATGGAGATTGGGTATGGATTGAATTCaatcagattgaaaaaaaaaatttattcgatcaaatctaattggaatgaaaaaaatttaattcgctGCAGATCGTTTAACAtatataaatcatttgaaatcGAAGTGAATGATTTATAGCAGATTCGGATGGATTGTGTTGATTTGGACTACAATATTgatccaatattgattttaagtctaaTATTGATCCATTTAAACTTGATTACTTATTTTTTGACAATTTAATGTAAAGAAAGTTTAAACCTTATATGTTATGAATTTTAGACTTATTTTTGAACATgtacaaaataaaatagaaaaaaaaaatttactcatcTGAAAGCAACGACATCTGAAAGCTTTCACTTTAGAATTGTCTCAAATTGATGTACTTCCATCAGcaattcaatattaatatttttatgaatccaaatagatgatgggatattttttagaataaagtattgaagtctaaacaaCGCCATCCCCACATGAAAATGACTTTATAAAATACTATATTGGTTGGATTCAGTTTTATACGGGTTAAAAGTGTAGAAACCGAATtcgatcataaataatcgatttttTACAAATTCCAATCCGATTCCATCCGATTTATATCTTTCGACCAACTAAAATCAATGTTTATTGGGTCAGATTGGGTGGATTTTGGTTATTTGCTCAGCCCTACATACGGCATGAGGGTCTGAGGTTTGCCCTTCTTTTTTCCCGATCTATGTTGTTTGATTTCAGTGAGCTAGAGGGAAAGGTCTGGAACTTCTCATTGATGTTGTTGGTACATATAATCCGATCTCATCATTTGACCACGTGGCAACAGATTATTAtctaaattatgaatattcttcTGGGTCATGTCAACTGTTTACCGATCTGCATCTTCAGTTTATCGTTCTGTCGACCTA is part of the Elaeis guineensis isolate ETL-2024a chromosome 15, EG11, whole genome shotgun sequence genome and harbors:
- the LOC105058111 gene encoding L-type lectin-domain containing receptor kinase S.4-like, whose translation is MAASIVLPFLVLLLASSSLSDNIDFTYNGFKSAATNLSLDGYAHITSNGVLQLTNDSYKVTGHAFFSSPIQMLLNTPSVTPAAISFSTIFVFDIITVGNGGGHGFAFAMAPTKTLNGSCCQYLGLLNKSSNGNSSNHVFAIEFDTVQGSDMFKDIDDNHVGVDINSLVSNISKPASYYTNNSKMVDFELESGQPILAWIDYDGVAKILNVTVSPLSVDKPSRPLISYAIDLSPILKEYMYVGFSSSTGKLSSSHCIMGWSFRTNSVARSLDLSHLPLPPQPAKASSASKAFGIKIGVISSIATLLLVALAFSVSWYLWQRAKLAETLEDWELDYPHRFPYKDLYKATKGFKETELLGSGGFGFVYKGILPRTGEEVAIKKISSNSRQGMREFIAEVACLGRMRHRNLVQLQGWCKRNEDLLLVYDFMPNGSLDTFLFESEKCGMLSWDQRFKILKGVAMGLAYLHEEWEQVVVHRDIKSSNVLLDAEMNGRLGDFGLARLYERGKNPATTLLVGTLGYIAPELSRTGKPMPSSDVFAYGMLLLEVACGRRPIEPNTQTEQLLLMDWVRECEMRGQALDVVDPKLGESYVREEVELVLKLGLVCSQSTPEVRPTMRQVIQYLNGDDILVDDVGALVFSEADSFDLASRKSYPSSINMVSSSSLSGGW